From Anaerohalosphaera lusitana, one genomic window encodes:
- a CDS encoding arylsulfatase: MNRREFLKTAAFTAGSVAAGAAAGKAGEVALSNKVMNMRTGRKRPNVIYILADDLGYADLGSFGQEKINTPTLDRMAAEGMRMTQHYSGSTVCAPARCSLMTGQHTGHCYIRGNATVALRPQDFTVAEMFKQHGYATSCIGKWGLGDLGTTGHPNEKGFDHFFGYLSQLRAHHYYTDYLWRNTEKVPLNGKTYSHDLMTQEALNFVDDNKDNPFFMYLAFTIPHAELLVPEDSLEEYRELGWPETPWPGGHYGAQETPRAAYAAMVTRMDRDIKRLFDRLKEHGIDEDTLVIFTSDNGPHAEGGNDWAFFDSNGPFRGIKRDLYEGGIREPMVVRWPGKIKPGSKSDHISAFWDFMPTCADLLGVEPPSSTDGKSFLPALLGKTQEQHEYLYWEFHEGGGKQAVRKGKWKGIRFNLKNEPNPPVNLYNLDTDPGETTNVASVYPGIAAELKQLMLEAHERSPIFKFYGE, translated from the coding sequence ATGAATAGACGTGAGTTTTTGAAGACCGCAGCTTTTACGGCTGGTTCTGTAGCGGCTGGTGCGGCTGCAGGCAAAGCGGGTGAAGTGGCACTTTCCAATAAAGTCATGAACATGCGTACAGGCCGAAAAAGGCCAAACGTAATTTATATACTGGCCGACGACCTGGGCTATGCGGATCTGGGCAGTTTCGGACAAGAAAAGATCAACACGCCGACGCTGGATCGCATGGCTGCCGAAGGCATGCGTATGACCCAGCATTATTCCGGCAGCACTGTATGTGCGCCTGCACGCTGCAGTCTCATGACCGGTCAGCATACCGGCCACTGCTATATTCGCGGCAATGCAACGGTCGCACTCCGCCCGCAAGATTTCACAGTCGCCGAGATGTTCAAGCAGCATGGTTACGCTACCTCATGCATCGGCAAGTGGGGACTGGGCGATCTGGGTACTACAGGTCACCCCAACGAAAAGGGATTCGATCACTTCTTCGGCTATCTGAGCCAGTTGAGGGCACACCATTATTACACTGATTATCTATGGCGGAACACCGAGAAGGTGCCGCTCAATGGTAAGACTTACAGCCATGACCTGATGACGCAGGAAGCTCTGAACTTTGTTGATGACAACAAGGACAATCCATTCTTCATGTATCTGGCTTTTACCATTCCGCACGCAGAGCTGCTCGTGCCTGAAGATTCGTTGGAAGAGTACCGTGAGCTAGGCTGGCCTGAGACTCCCTGGCCCGGCGGCCATTACGGCGCTCAGGAAACGCCCCGTGCAGCTTACGCAGCGATGGTCACCAGAATGGATCGGGACATAAAAAGGCTCTTCGACCGGCTCAAAGAGCATGGTATCGACGAAGATACGTTAGTGATATTCACCAGCGACAACGGCCCCCATGCCGAGGGCGGCAACGACTGGGCGTTTTTCGACAGCAACGGCCCGTTCCGCGGTATCAAGCGGGACCTGTACGAAGGTGGTATCCGCGAGCCGATGGTTGTCAGATGGCCGGGCAAGATCAAACCGGGTTCAAAAAGCGATCATATATCCGCCTTCTGGGATTTTATGCCCACCTGTGCGGACTTGCTGGGTGTTGAGCCCCCGTCGAGCACTGACGGAAAATCGTTCCTGCCGGCCCTGCTGGGCAAAACACAGGAACAGCATGAGTATCTCTATTGGGAGTTCCACGAAGGCGGCGGAAAGCAGGCTGTTCGAAAAGGCAAGTGGAAAGGAATTCGTTTCAACCTTAAGAACGAGCCCAATCCGCCTGTGAACTTGTATAATCTGGACACTGATCCCGGAGAGACCACCAATGTCGCAAGTGTTTATCCGGGCATTGCAGCGGAACTCAAGCAGCTGATGTTGGAGGCGCATGAAAGATCTCCCATTTTCAAATTTTATGGAGAATAA
- a CDS encoding alpha-N-acetylglucosaminidase: MKINIKIINLALVLPMFAITAPASADPLDAAQGVILRNTPDHADQFILEQIPEVDGRDVFEIDIDHSKDKIILKGSSAVAISSAYNWYLRYVANCNISWCGTQLDLPAKLPQSDETIRKESPYKHGYYLNYCTLNYTMSFWDWSRWEKELDYMAMQGIDLALAPVGVEAVWQETLKNYNFTDEEIKEFICGPSFFAWWLMGNLEGWGGPLPQDWINEHVVLQKKILARMRELEIEPVMPAFYGMVPNKLREKYPSADIRSQGGWAGGFKRPAFISPTDPLFAKMASTFYSEQKELFGTCKYFSGDPFHEGGSTAGIDLNQAGSNIMNAMHTVSSDAVWVLQGWHNNPRDALMANVPKEKTLILDLDCDNRPQWAHRNGWKGKPWSWCMIHNFGGNTGMFGRMEVVATEPVKALNAANGGNLVAIGAIPEGIETNPVIYELLWDMRWRSQTPDMVDWTNKYAHRRYGKDLPETARAWQALRTSIYGKPMTKPSQQGTSESIICARPAKQINKVSSWGTSKIYFDPQEVFAAWEDMLAAADQLGDVDTYRYDLATITRQVLANFAQPVHKRMIVAFEAGNQEQFKRWSDRFLKLLDDQDRICSTRSEFMLGPWIAEARTWGRTPQQKDLHEFNARTLITTWSYRNSNLHEYAHREWSGLISDFYKPRWQMFIKELASQLEGNPARKINYYAEFEKGWTQQTKSYPETPQTDTVTVAREIHSRYEQFIKSVYNFSSPSDKTNSSLAP; this comes from the coding sequence ATGAAAATCAATATCAAAATAATTAATCTTGCTTTAGTGTTGCCGATGTTTGCAATTACAGCTCCTGCTTCAGCGGACCCTCTGGATGCTGCGCAGGGCGTAATCTTGCGTAACACGCCTGACCATGCAGATCAATTTATACTCGAGCAGATACCGGAAGTTGACGGCCGTGATGTTTTCGAGATCGACATCGACCACTCTAAAGACAAGATCATCCTTAAGGGATCTTCAGCCGTTGCGATCTCCAGTGCATATAACTGGTACCTCCGTTATGTGGCTAACTGTAACATTTCCTGGTGTGGTACACAGCTGGATCTGCCCGCAAAACTCCCACAGTCAGATGAGACGATCCGCAAGGAAAGTCCATACAAGCATGGCTATTATCTGAACTACTGCACGCTAAATTATACTATGTCCTTCTGGGACTGGAGTCGCTGGGAAAAGGAGCTTGACTACATGGCTATGCAGGGCATTGATTTGGCCCTTGCACCGGTTGGCGTTGAAGCAGTCTGGCAGGAGACACTTAAAAACTACAATTTCACCGATGAAGAGATCAAGGAATTCATATGCGGCCCGTCATTTTTCGCATGGTGGCTAATGGGCAATCTAGAGGGGTGGGGCGGGCCTCTACCCCAGGACTGGATCAATGAGCATGTTGTTCTGCAGAAAAAAATTCTCGCTCGGATGCGCGAACTGGAGATCGAACCGGTTATGCCTGCTTTCTACGGTATGGTTCCCAATAAGCTGAGGGAAAAATATCCCTCGGCCGACATCCGTAGTCAAGGCGGCTGGGCAGGCGGTTTTAAGCGTCCCGCCTTCATTTCGCCAACTGACCCGCTCTTCGCTAAAATGGCCAGCACCTTCTATTCTGAGCAGAAAGAATTATTCGGCACATGCAAGTACTTCTCAGGTGACCCCTTCCACGAAGGCGGCTCCACTGCGGGAATTGACCTAAATCAGGCAGGCTCAAATATAATGAATGCCATGCACACTGTTTCCTCAGATGCTGTCTGGGTTTTGCAGGGTTGGCATAACAATCCTCGTGATGCGCTCATGGCAAATGTTCCCAAGGAAAAAACTCTCATTCTCGACCTTGACTGCGATAACCGGCCGCAGTGGGCCCACCGCAATGGTTGGAAGGGCAAACCCTGGTCGTGGTGCATGATTCATAACTTTGGCGGCAATACGGGTATGTTCGGGCGAATGGAAGTCGTTGCAACCGAACCTGTAAAGGCATTGAACGCGGCAAACGGCGGGAATCTCGTTGCCATCGGGGCAATACCTGAGGGTATCGAAACAAACCCGGTAATTTACGAGTTGCTCTGGGATATGCGATGGCGGTCACAGACGCCTGATATGGTCGACTGGACCAACAAATATGCCCACCGCCGTTATGGCAAAGACTTGCCTGAAACTGCCCGCGCATGGCAGGCTCTCCGCACCTCTATCTATGGCAAACCAATGACCAAGCCATCTCAGCAGGGCACCAGCGAATCTATCATATGCGCCCGTCCTGCAAAACAGATTAACAAGGTGTCCAGTTGGGGAACTTCTAAAATCTACTTCGACCCACAGGAAGTCTTCGCTGCGTGGGAAGATATGCTTGCTGCCGCCGATCAGCTCGGGGATGTTGACACTTACCGGTACGATCTTGCCACGATAACTCGCCAGGTGCTGGCCAATTTTGCCCAGCCGGTACATAAGCGGATGATAGTCGCCTTCGAGGCAGGTAATCAAGAGCAATTCAAGCGATGGTCCGATAGATTTCTCAAACTGCTGGACGATCAGGACCGCATCTGCTCAACCCGTTCTGAGTTTATGCTCGGCCCCTGGATCGCTGAAGCCCGGACATGGGGCCGAACACCTCAACAGAAAGACTTGCACGAATTCAACGCTCGCACTCTTATCACAACCTGGTCCTATAGAAACTCAAATCTCCATGAGTATGCACACCGCGAATGGTCCGGTCTGATTTCGGATTTTTACAAGCCCCGCTGGCAGATGTTCATAAAAGAACTTGCTTCACAGTTGGAAGGCAATCCTGCCCGCAAGATTAATTATTATGCTGAGTTTGAAAAAGGCTGGACTCAGCAGACAAAATCTTATCCTGAAACACCTCAGACTGACACAGTTACCGTTGCACGCGAAATCCATAGCAGGTACGAGCAATTCATAAAGTCTGTCTACAATTTCAGCTCCCCGAGCGATAAAACTAACAGCTCACTGGCCCCTTAA
- a CDS encoding type II secretion system protein — protein MNRKAFTLIELLVVISIIALLLAIMMPALSMVKEKARGVVGMSRVKQWGLCYQLFSNDHDGSFPEFKTETTNTTFMYDLKDYYSDIDEMRFCPSAKKISQSNPTGMQQGSFFGSTLEAWKVNVQEAIWMEDDDIGAGSYGENSYIRKLEGSSKTWGRANMPRANTVPVLMDARWNNAWPDNNQPLRRSATTDQEFYDAGNWSSISCFVMRRHGDGINMTMADGSAQKVDAEELWQLRWNRQFEREGEKDLSFMKWNR, from the coding sequence ATGAATAGAAAAGCATTCACACTTATTGAACTTCTGGTTGTAATATCAATTATTGCACTGCTGCTTGCGATCATGATGCCGGCGTTGTCGATGGTCAAAGAGAAAGCAAGAGGCGTAGTTGGTATGTCTCGGGTTAAGCAGTGGGGGCTATGCTATCAGCTGTTCAGTAACGATCACGATGGCAGCTTCCCGGAATTCAAAACTGAAACTACAAATACCACATTCATGTATGACCTTAAGGACTACTATTCCGACATAGACGAGATGCGTTTCTGTCCTTCTGCCAAGAAAATCTCACAATCTAACCCAACGGGTATGCAGCAGGGAAGTTTTTTCGGAAGCACGCTCGAGGCCTGGAAGGTCAATGTCCAGGAAGCCATTTGGATGGAGGATGATGACATCGGAGCGGGAAGCTATGGTGAAAACTCTTACATCAGAAAGCTGGAGGGCAGCTCTAAAACCTGGGGCCGTGCAAACATGCCGCGGGCGAATACGGTTCCTGTGCTCATGGATGCACGTTGGAACAATGCCTGGCCGGACAACAATCAGCCGCTTCGCCGTTCCGCAACAACGGACCAGGAGTTTTATGATGCCGGCAATTGGAGCAGTATTTCCTGCTTTGTTATGAGAAGGCATGGCGACGGCATCAACATGACCATGGCTGACGGTAGCGCTCAGAAAGTCGATGCCGAAGAACTCTGGCAGTTGAGATGGAATCGCCAGTTTGAACGCGAGGGAGAGAAGGATCTCAGTTTTATGAAGTGGAACAGGTAA